Proteins encoded together in one Rhizobium bangladeshense window:
- a CDS encoding DUF982 domain-containing protein yields the protein MSASGATAISDHSAFWKKPISIDLDTGERLVLRSPQDALYALVTDWPVNGGVHQQRAIDFCRAWLAGRMPAETVRQAFILAALEAGVSINDDGEGGANSSSDRPV from the coding sequence ATCTCAGCGTCAGGTGCGACTGCCATTAGCGACCATTCCGCCTTCTGGAAAAAACCGATCTCTATCGATCTTGATACCGGCGAACGGCTGGTTCTCCGCTCACCGCAGGATGCGCTTTACGCACTCGTCACCGACTGGCCGGTGAATGGCGGCGTCCATCAGCAGAGGGCGATCGACTTCTGCCGTGCCTGGCTTGCCGGACGCATGCCGGCTGAAACGGTGCGGCAGGCTTTTATCCTTGCGGCGCTGGAAGCTGGCGTCTCGATCAATGATGATGGGGAAGGGGGTGCAAATTCCTCTTCAGATCGTCCGGTATAG